One genomic region from Planifilum fimeticola encodes:
- a CDS encoding sigma-54-dependent transcriptional regulator → MTSLLFVDDETKLLRILSSYFTKKGFVVHTASTGEEARSKLRDADARIIFLDLRLSDATGIELLQEFVPRYPNKLFVIMTAYSDVESAVTAMKAGAFDYVSKPAKMDELEIIIRRACEWLDMKQENRTLKEKISKMMQDQEMIGVSPAMKRVFRMVERAAETDATVLLEGESGTGKSRIARMIHRWSDRKNQPFVSVNCAALPEQLLESELFGYEKGAFTGAHAKRKGKFEAARNGTIFLDEIGEISLPLQAKLLQVVQEKSFMPLGSNQTVHVDVRIIAATNRDLKTMVEEGLFREDLYYRLNIIDIFIPPLRERKEDIPPLIEQFLDKQRAKYNKPFTLPPELIDRLVEYPWPGNVRELENAVERAVVLCRDEQLSIEDFPREIRHAKPDRPPSDIALDPTKSLPEQLESIEKKLILDALEQTGGQIAAAARLLSISRQRLMYKMNKYSIR, encoded by the coding sequence ATGACTTCGCTGCTGTTTGTCGATGACGAGACGAAGCTGCTGCGCATCCTGTCCTCCTACTTCACTAAAAAGGGCTTTGTCGTCCATACCGCCTCGACCGGAGAAGAAGCCCGGTCCAAGCTGCGGGACGCCGACGCCCGGATCATCTTTCTCGACCTCCGGCTGTCGGATGCGACGGGAATCGAATTGTTGCAGGAATTCGTCCCCCGGTATCCCAACAAGCTCTTCGTGATCATGACGGCCTACAGCGATGTGGAGAGCGCCGTCACCGCGATGAAAGCGGGCGCCTTCGACTATGTGTCCAAGCCGGCCAAAATGGACGAGCTGGAGATCATCATCCGGCGGGCATGCGAATGGCTGGATATGAAGCAGGAAAACCGGACCCTGAAAGAAAAAATCAGCAAAATGATGCAGGACCAGGAGATGATCGGGGTCAGCCCGGCCATGAAACGGGTGTTCCGAATGGTCGAGCGCGCCGCGGAAACGGATGCCACGGTGCTCCTGGAAGGGGAAAGCGGGACGGGAAAAAGCCGAATCGCGCGAATGATCCACCGCTGGAGCGATCGGAAAAACCAACCCTTCGTCTCCGTCAATTGCGCGGCCCTGCCCGAGCAGCTGCTGGAGAGCGAACTGTTCGGCTACGAAAAGGGGGCGTTCACCGGCGCCCACGCCAAGCGCAAGGGAAAATTTGAAGCCGCCAGGAACGGCACCATCTTCCTGGATGAAATCGGGGAGATCTCGCTGCCCCTGCAGGCCAAGCTGCTGCAGGTGGTTCAGGAGAAATCCTTCATGCCGCTGGGCAGCAACCAAACGGTCCACGTGGACGTCCGCATCATCGCGGCCACCAACCGCGATCTCAAAACCATGGTGGAAGAGGGCTTGTTTCGGGAGGATCTGTACTACCGGCTGAACATCATCGATATCTTCATCCCTCCCCTGCGGGAGCGGAAAGAAGACATTCCTCCCCTGATCGAACAATTTCTGGACAAGCAGCGCGCAAAGTACAACAAACCTTTCACCCTCCCCCCCGAGTTGATCGACCGGCTGGTGGAATACCCCTGGCCGGGAAATGTCCGGGAACTGGAAAACGCCGTGGAACGCGCCGTCGTCCTGTGCCGGGATGAGCAACTATCGATCGAGGATTTCCCCCGGGAGATCCGTCACGCGAAACCGGACCGCCCGCCGTCGGACATCGCCCTGGATCCGACCAAATCCCTCCCTGAACAATTGGAGAGCATCGAGAAAAAACTGATTCTCGATGCCCTGGAGCAAACCGGTGGGCAAATCGCCGCCGCGGCCCGCCTTCTCTCCATTTCCAGGCAGCGCCTCATGTACAAGATGAACAAATACTCCATCCGGTAA
- a CDS encoding PTS sugar transporter subunit IIA, whose protein sequence is MIGIVLVGHGAFATALRSSVEMIAGKQPKMADVSFDLRDSDEDLEKKLRAAVSGLGTVTGILFLADLVGGTPFRVSALISREWERTCVIGGANLSMILEVLPARDHLLLEQVKEKAIHAGREGIKAFP, encoded by the coding sequence TTGATCGGTATCGTTCTTGTCGGACACGGAGCCTTTGCGACGGCACTGAGAAGCTCCGTCGAGATGATCGCGGGCAAACAGCCGAAAATGGCGGATGTTTCTTTTGACCTCCGCGATTCCGATGAGGATCTGGAAAAAAAATTAAGAGCGGCCGTTTCCGGATTGGGGACAGTGACCGGAATTCTGTTTCTTGCCGATCTGGTGGGAGGCACCCCGTTCAGGGTCAGCGCGTTGATCTCCAGGGAATGGGAACGGACTTGCGTCATCGGCGGGGCCAATCTGTCCATGATTTTGGAGGTGCTTCCCGCGCGGGATCATCTCTTGTTGGAACAGGTGAAGGAAAAGGCGATCCACGCGGGCAGGGAAGGGATCAAGGCATTTCCCTGA
- a CDS encoding sensor histidine kinase: MFNSRLVKRYFLIVFVVILFALAALYGITDWVMNDSVQSQIQYRDELIARTLGKRLGLTFQSVISNLRHVAPYVYSPKKEQPFYVSEMERIFAYDPIYLFIQAYDRNGNPTVRVPDKRFPSPLRLDSVHHRLKWSKTHYISGLTVLPDGTKTIAIAYPALDQKGRYRGGVVAYLNLETLSAYLEEFSIGREGVNIVIDREGNIIGHSNRRDIGKSLNRHPVFQYLRKDRFGLWKGNIADQEMVIAYRPLSMGQMGLIVGESTQQAATPVHHVRMLLLQGFLGVMLLALFLTLVGTSRVVKPVLGLIRQVNEYQRGLRKKFAPVDTKDELQDLSTVLAQMADELTEKERRLFYILESIPYAVITTDPEGRITTFNKGAEKLTLFRREEVIGKPIFELPLKRHKEEFVSWKTLREGRSFEEVESYLLDKEKKKHDVRIYSSLFRGGDDKTIGAIVVIRDVGEIKQLERYLKQSERLASLGQLTAGIAHEIKNPLSIIQAAVEAIRLEMNQTPVNRKEIDELTADIQETVQRMNRLLTDFLMLAKGKENPRPEMIDLVTVIEEFIGLIRKKFSDQGIEVQADYGRDAAWVRADKDHLVQVLLNIALNSLQAMEDGGGRFHLRLLEKENVWQIEIEDTGKGIPESQIQWIFDPLFSTKAEGTGMGLAIAHEIISRHNGRIWASSTVHKGTTLFIQLPKGRREEKSS, encoded by the coding sequence ATGTTTAACTCCCGGCTTGTCAAGCGATACTTCCTGATCGTCTTCGTCGTCATCCTGTTCGCCCTGGCCGCTTTGTACGGGATCACGGACTGGGTGATGAACGATTCCGTGCAATCCCAGATCCAATACCGGGATGAACTGATCGCCCGCACCCTCGGCAAGCGCCTCGGCCTGACGTTTCAGAGCGTGATCAGCAACCTCCGGCATGTCGCTCCCTATGTATACAGCCCCAAAAAGGAACAACCCTTTTACGTATCGGAGATGGAACGGATCTTCGCCTATGATCCGATCTATCTCTTCATCCAGGCCTACGACCGAAACGGCAACCCCACGGTCCGGGTTCCGGACAAACGGTTTCCCTCCCCGCTCCGCCTGGATTCCGTCCACCACCGGCTCAAGTGGAGCAAAACCCATTACATCTCCGGCTTGACCGTTCTCCCCGACGGCACCAAAACCATCGCGATCGCCTACCCCGCCCTGGATCAAAAGGGACGGTACCGGGGCGGAGTGGTCGCCTATCTGAATCTGGAAACCCTCTCCGCTTATCTGGAGGAGTTTTCCATCGGACGGGAAGGCGTCAACATCGTGATCGACCGGGAGGGAAACATCATCGGGCACAGCAACCGGCGCGACATCGGAAAATCCCTCAACCGGCACCCCGTGTTCCAATACCTGCGAAAGGACCGGTTCGGCCTCTGGAAGGGGAACATTGCGGATCAGGAGATGGTGATCGCCTACCGCCCCCTGTCGATGGGGCAGATGGGCCTCATCGTGGGAGAAAGCACCCAGCAGGCGGCCACCCCGGTCCATCACGTCCGAATGCTGCTGCTCCAGGGATTTTTGGGGGTGATGTTGCTCGCCCTGTTTCTGACGCTGGTCGGCACCTCCCGGGTCGTCAAACCGGTTTTGGGCCTGATCCGGCAAGTGAACGAGTACCAGCGGGGACTAAGGAAGAAATTTGCACCCGTCGACACGAAGGATGAACTGCAGGATCTGTCCACGGTCCTGGCCCAGATGGCGGACGAGCTGACCGAAAAGGAACGTCGCCTGTTTTATATTTTGGAATCGATTCCCTATGCCGTCATCACGACGGATCCCGAGGGCCGGATTACCACCTTCAACAAGGGGGCGGAAAAGCTGACCCTTTTCCGCCGGGAAGAGGTGATCGGCAAACCGATTTTCGAACTTCCCCTGAAAAGGCACAAGGAGGAATTCGTTTCCTGGAAAACCTTGCGGGAGGGAAGGTCCTTTGAAGAGGTGGAAAGCTACCTCTTGGACAAGGAGAAGAAAAAACACGACGTTCGGATTTACTCTTCCCTGTTCCGCGGGGGAGACGACAAAACCATCGGCGCCATCGTCGTGATCCGGGATGTCGGGGAAATCAAGCAGCTGGAGAGATATCTGAAGCAGAGCGAACGATTGGCCTCCCTGGGGCAGTTGACGGCCGGCATCGCCCATGAAATCAAAAACCCCCTGAGCATCATCCAGGCGGCGGTGGAAGCGATCCGGCTGGAGATGAATCAAACGCCCGTGAATCGAAAAGAAATCGATGAATTGACCGCGGACATCCAGGAAACGGTACAGCGCATGAACCGGCTGCTCACCGATTTCCTGATGCTGGCCAAAGGAAAAGAAAATCCCCGACCGGAAATGATCGATCTGGTCACCGTGATCGAGGAATTCATCGGCCTCATCCGCAAAAAGTTCAGCGACCAGGGAATCGAGGTGCAGGCCGATTACGGGAGGGACGCCGCCTGGGTTCGGGCGGACAAGGACCATCTGGTTCAGGTCCTCCTCAACATCGCGCTGAACAGCCTGCAGGCGATGGAAGACGGGGGAGGTCGTTTCCATCTTCGCCTGCTCGAGAAGGAGAACGTCTGGCAGATTGAAATCGAAGACACGGGAAAGGGGATTCCCGAGTCCCAAATCCAGTGGATCTTCGATCCCCTGTTCTCCACCAAGGCGGAAGGAACCGGAATGGGGCTGGCCATCGCCCACGAAATCATCAGCCGGCACAACGGGAGAATTTGGGCATCCAGTACGGTGCATAAGGGGACGACCCTCTTCATCCAACTTCCCAAGGGGAGAAGGGAGGAGAAATCCTCATGA
- a CDS encoding alpha/beta hydrolase — MIERGIHFYSDGYRLEGTLYFPDDLREGEKRPAVLPLSGYQGFNQFYPRLFAEYLTKSGFVCLGFDYRGFARSEGPPDRVVLDEQVEDAKNAVTFLRLQKEVDPERIGILGWGMGASHAIRVAARDTRIQAVAALNGFYNGKRWLKSIHSYVEWNRLIQEVERDRASRVNRGRSAQVDPFIHYPLDPDTEDVVRKELKPLPFFGKRITLQFTESILEMDAEKEVKNISPRPLFIAHGKRNMLHPPEEAQSLHEAAKEPKELYWIDGKHNDFMHRNDPVFEDLMERLTGFFGRNLQGFGQAERPPLLNSGA; from the coding sequence ATGATCGAGCGTGGCATTCACTTCTACAGCGACGGCTACCGGTTGGAGGGGACCCTGTATTTTCCCGACGACCTCCGGGAAGGGGAGAAAAGGCCCGCCGTTCTGCCGCTGTCCGGTTATCAGGGGTTTAATCAATTTTATCCCCGGCTGTTTGCGGAGTATCTGACAAAAAGCGGGTTCGTCTGTTTGGGCTTTGACTATCGGGGGTTCGCCCGGAGCGAAGGTCCGCCGGATCGGGTGGTGCTTGACGAGCAGGTGGAAGATGCGAAAAATGCCGTCACCTTTTTGCGTCTCCAGAAGGAAGTGGATCCGGAGCGAATCGGGATCCTCGGCTGGGGAATGGGGGCTTCCCACGCCATCCGGGTGGCGGCCAGGGACACCCGCATTCAGGCCGTGGCGGCGCTCAACGGATTTTACAACGGCAAGCGCTGGCTGAAATCGATTCATTCCTACGTGGAGTGGAACCGGCTGATCCAGGAGGTGGAACGGGACCGCGCCAGCCGGGTGAACCGCGGTCGTTCGGCGCAGGTGGATCCCTTTATCCACTACCCGTTGGATCCGGATACGGAGGACGTGGTCCGGAAAGAGCTGAAGCCTTTGCCTTTCTTCGGGAAGCGGATCACGCTTCAGTTTACGGAATCGATCCTGGAGATGGATGCGGAAAAGGAGGTGAAAAACATCTCTCCGAGGCCGCTGTTTATCGCTCACGGAAAGCGGAACATGCTGCATCCGCCGGAAGAGGCCCAGTCTCTGCACGAGGCGGCGAAGGAGCCCAAGGAGCTTTATTGGATCGACGGGAAGCACAATGACTTCATGCATCGGAACGATCCGGTGTTTGAGGATTTGATGGAGAGGCTGACCGGTTTCTTCGGGAGGAATCTCCAGGGTTTCGGGCAAGCGGAGCGCCCGCCGCTTCTGAACAGCGGTGCCTGA
- a CDS encoding HpcH/HpaI aldolase family protein: protein MLKETLASKNAVFGTWIRIPHPMVVEAIASAGFDFVHLDQEHGPIGTAELDQLILAAKASGIPAVVRVPGKDGTRIGRTLDLGAEGVIIPHVTSGEDVRSIVRAGRFHPSGMRGVAGGCRADGYGTLPFVEVSEAAERRSILAVQIESKEAVERLDEILDASGDSVDVFYIGPADLSQSLGIPCQFDHPLLSETIRQITERLRSCGKTVGIHAPTVTHGVEYAKMGIRYITCSMDIVLLASRAEALAAEWREALKSLR from the coding sequence ATGCTGAAGGAAACGTTGGCCTCGAAAAATGCGGTGTTCGGCACCTGGATTCGGATTCCCCATCCGATGGTGGTGGAGGCGATCGCCTCCGCCGGGTTTGACTTTGTCCACCTCGATCAGGAACACGGCCCGATCGGGACGGCGGAGCTGGATCAGCTGATCCTCGCCGCCAAGGCGAGCGGCATTCCGGCCGTTGTCCGGGTTCCCGGCAAGGACGGCACCCGGATCGGCCGGACCTTGGATCTGGGGGCGGAGGGAGTGATCATTCCCCATGTGACAAGCGGGGAGGATGTCAGGTCCATCGTCCGGGCCGGCCGGTTTCATCCGTCGGGGATGAGGGGGGTGGCCGGGGGGTGCCGGGCGGACGGTTACGGAACGCTGCCCTTTGTCGAGGTATCCGAAGCGGCTGAACGGCGATCGATTCTCGCCGTCCAGATCGAGTCCAAAGAGGCGGTGGAGCGGCTGGACGAAATCCTGGACGCCTCCGGCGATTCGGTGGATGTTTTCTACATCGGTCCCGCCGATTTGTCACAGTCCCTGGGCATCCCCTGCCAGTTCGATCACCCTCTCCTCAGCGAAACCATCCGCCAAATCACTGAGCGCCTCCGCTCCTGCGGGAAGACGGTGGGGATCCATGCTCCGACGGTGACCCACGGCGTGGAATACGCCAAGATGGGAATCCGGTACATCACCTGTTCCATGGACATCGTCCTGCTTGCTTCAAGGGCCGAAGCGTTGGCCGCCGAGTGGAGGGAGGCGCTGAAGAGCCTTCGCTGA